In Maridesulfovibrio sp., a single genomic region encodes these proteins:
- the glmS gene encoding glutamine--fructose-6-phosphate transaminase (isomerizing) — protein sequence MCGIIGYAGHRPAVPLIVEGLRRLEYRGYDSAGVATVQNKAIELVRAEGKLAALEEKLAQKNVTNSTFGIGHTRWATHGIPVERNAHPHLDMDKKLAMIHNGIIENYQEIKAELSAKGYEFRSDTDSEVLVNLIAEGLKHNDTLLESISWALNQVEGAYAIALVSVDDPGTVYAARVSSPMVMGIGVGENFVASDIPAFLPYTREVVFIEDGELVRITSSSWEVFRSDTLEPLEKETKVINWDVQAAQKGGYKHFMIKEIFEQPKVISDCLAGRIDQSGNEVVLSELEELTPPERLHIIACGTSYHAGLWGKYLIEQWAKIPVEVEIASEFRYRDPILPKGGVALAISQSGETADTLAGIKLVKAKGLPIIGLCNVVGSSVARESDYVVYTQAGPEISVASTKAMCSQITALLLLALYWGKKKGTLDPEICARVAADLRNIPSILEAELPAMRSKAQQLSREFSEAASFFFLGRGMYFPLALEGALKLKEISYIHAEGYASGEMKHGPIALIDPKFPTFAMALNDELFPKVKSNLVEVQARGGEIIALTNPGVELDVEHRWVLPEVWGPLNTFMALPALQLFAYETADYLGKDVDQPRNLAKSVTVE from the coding sequence ATGTGTGGAATTATCGGATACGCCGGGCATCGCCCTGCAGTGCCTCTCATAGTAGAAGGATTGAGAAGGCTTGAGTACCGCGGTTATGATTCGGCGGGTGTAGCGACTGTGCAGAACAAGGCCATTGAACTTGTCCGCGCAGAAGGAAAGCTTGCCGCCCTTGAGGAAAAACTGGCTCAGAAAAACGTGACCAACTCCACTTTCGGCATCGGTCATACCCGTTGGGCCACGCACGGTATTCCTGTTGAGCGTAACGCCCATCCGCATCTGGATATGGATAAGAAGCTTGCCATGATCCATAACGGGATTATCGAGAACTATCAGGAGATCAAGGCCGAACTGAGCGCTAAAGGATACGAATTCCGGTCCGATACCGATTCCGAAGTGCTGGTCAACCTGATAGCAGAAGGGCTCAAGCATAACGATACCCTGCTGGAATCCATTTCCTGGGCATTGAATCAGGTTGAAGGCGCTTACGCCATTGCCCTCGTTTCCGTTGACGATCCAGGAACCGTTTATGCCGCCCGCGTGTCCAGCCCCATGGTCATGGGCATCGGTGTCGGCGAGAATTTCGTGGCTTCCGATATCCCGGCATTTCTTCCCTACACACGCGAAGTCGTGTTTATCGAGGACGGGGAACTGGTCCGGATCACTTCCTCAAGCTGGGAAGTATTCAGGAGTGACACCCTTGAGCCGCTTGAAAAGGAAACCAAGGTTATCAACTGGGATGTTCAGGCCGCGCAGAAGGGCGGTTACAAGCATTTCATGATAAAGGAGATTTTCGAGCAGCCCAAAGTTATTTCCGACTGCCTCGCAGGCCGGATCGACCAGTCCGGTAATGAGGTGGTTCTGTCTGAACTTGAAGAACTGACTCCGCCGGAACGCCTCCATATTATTGCCTGCGGAACATCATATCACGCCGGGCTGTGGGGCAAATATCTCATTGAACAGTGGGCCAAAATCCCTGTCGAGGTGGAGATTGCCTCGGAATTCCGCTATCGCGACCCCATTCTGCCCAAAGGCGGGGTGGCGCTTGCAATCAGCCAGTCCGGGGAAACAGCCGATACTCTGGCCGGGATCAAGCTGGTCAAGGCCAAGGGACTGCCGATTATCGGGCTTTGCAATGTTGTCGGTTCCAGCGTTGCCCGAGAGTCCGATTACGTTGTCTATACTCAGGCCGGTCCTGAAATAAGTGTGGCTTCCACCAAGGCCATGTGCAGCCAGATTACCGCTTTGCTGCTCCTCGCGCTCTACTGGGGCAAAAAGAAGGGAACCCTTGATCCGGAAATTTGTGCGCGGGTGGCTGCGGACCTGCGCAATATTCCATCCATACTTGAGGCCGAACTTCCGGCCATGCGCAGCAAGGCCCAGCAGTTGAGCCGCGAGTTTTCCGAGGCCGCAAGTTTCTTTTTCCTCGGTCGCGGGATGTATTTCCCGCTGGCGCTTGAAGGGGCTCTTAAGCTTAAGGAAATCTCATACATCCATGCGGAAGGTTATGCTTCCGGCGAGATGAAGCACGGTCCCATAGCTCTGATTGATCCGAAGTTTCCGACCTTTGCCATGGCTCTTAACGACGAGCTTTTTCCAAAGGTGAAATCGAACCTTGTAGAGGTCCAGGCCCGTGGCGGCGAAATCATAGCTCTGACCAACCCCGGAGTGGAACTGGATGTGGAACACCGCTGGGTCCTGCCCGAAGTATGGGGGCCTTTAAACACATTCATGGCCCTGCCCGCCCTGCAGCTTTTCGCTTACGAAACAGCCGATTACCTTGGCAAGGATGTAGACCAGCCCAGAAACCTGGCAAAAAGCGTCACGGTCGAATAG
- the ctlX gene encoding citrulline utilization hydrolase CtlX: MKRISFKLSTYCLAFLLLFGFVCQAQAKGLETVEREQNTDTVLMVSPDDFGFNAQTAESNAFQNKDDNALKARNQALEESNNMAEKLRMAGVSVIVLPSRKDVKTPDAVFPNNWFSTHEMSNGERVLVLYPMLAPNRRAERRPELLEKNLKTAGYEITKVIDLTPWEEKNEFLEGTGSLVLDRVNGVAFAVLSPRTSGKVLDQFDEAMGYDSVRFHSVDKNGKDVYHTNVVMSVGKEFAVVCLESVKNEKERKALVEALEKRGKKIIPISLEQMYHMCGNIMELNSKSGGKVLLMSRTAFNNFTDGQKKELSKFCKLLPVDIETIERIGGGSARCMVGEVF; encoded by the coding sequence ATGAAACGCATTTCCTTTAAATTATCAACATATTGTTTGGCTTTTTTATTACTGTTTGGGTTTGTTTGCCAAGCACAGGCAAAGGGTCTTGAAACCGTTGAGCGGGAACAAAATACCGATACCGTGCTTATGGTTTCTCCGGACGATTTCGGCTTTAACGCCCAGACCGCGGAAAGCAATGCATTTCAAAACAAGGACGACAACGCCTTGAAAGCTCGAAATCAGGCATTGGAGGAGTCGAACAACATGGCGGAAAAACTTCGCATGGCCGGGGTAAGCGTTATTGTTTTACCCAGCCGGAAAGATGTTAAAACGCCTGATGCGGTGTTTCCCAATAATTGGTTCTCGACTCATGAAATGAGTAACGGGGAACGGGTTCTGGTTTTGTATCCCATGCTGGCACCAAACCGCAGGGCAGAAAGGCGGCCGGAGCTTCTTGAAAAAAATCTCAAGACCGCGGGTTATGAAATAACCAAAGTGATTGATCTGACGCCTTGGGAGGAAAAAAACGAATTCCTGGAAGGAACCGGAAGCCTGGTCCTTGACCGGGTCAATGGAGTGGCCTTTGCCGTGCTTTCCCCAAGGACCTCGGGAAAGGTGCTGGATCAGTTTGATGAAGCCATGGGCTATGATTCGGTAAGGTTTCACAGCGTGGATAAGAACGGCAAGGACGTATACCATACCAATGTGGTTATGAGTGTGGGCAAGGAGTTCGCTGTTGTTTGTCTTGAATCGGTTAAAAATGAAAAAGAGCGAAAGGCGTTGGTAGAGGCTTTGGAAAAGCGGGGGAAGAAGATTATTCCCATCAGTTTGGAGCAGATGTATCACATGTGCGGCAACATTATGGAGCTGAACTCGAAATCCGGCGGAAAGGTTCTTTTGATGTCACGGACGGCGTTTAATAATTTTACGGATGGGCAAAAGAAAGAACTTTCAAAATTTTGTAAATTGCTTCCCGTTGATATTGAAACCATTGAAAGAATCGGCGGAGGAAGCGCGAGGTGCATGGTCGGTGAAGTTTTTTAA
- a CDS encoding threonine ammonia-lyase has translation MAFSTTGINRRDCIRALLAGTVVLTMPGLVGRVFAENDSPRVTPKLIQEAAQRLQGHVQRTPLVAGGMLSKRTGTDLYLKLENMQYTGAFKERGAYNKMVTLSRAEREHGVIAASSGNHAQAVAYHAKLLGIPSVIVMPEVTPHTKIRRTRSLGGDVILHGKEFDDSLAFALQKAEKDGLTFIHPFNDPLVIAGQGTVGLEIMQDQPETEILLVPVGGGGLIAGCATAAKNFNPKLKVYGVEADNYAAMHQMMHHEPVRTGGETLAEGIAVHTPGKLPWSIDERLLEDVLVVDEEHIAHAITRIWSEQKLVAEGAGAVGVAALLQHGGMFSGKKVATPITGGNIDARLFAVLLERDMFHQGQLAQIRVVSHNGHGDIYPEIAKVIAQNRAEVVNLEYDPIFHAASPMSTAYELIIETRDNKHVESVVKKLNAAGFEAKRMQ, from the coding sequence ATGGCTTTCAGCACCACAGGCATCAATAGAAGAGATTGTATTCGTGCGCTTTTGGCAGGCACGGTGGTACTGACAATGCCGGGTCTGGTCGGCAGGGTCTTTGCCGAAAATGACTCTCCGCGCGTGACTCCGAAGTTAATTCAGGAAGCAGCACAAAGGCTTCAGGGCCATGTTCAACGAACTCCCTTGGTGGCAGGGGGCATGCTCTCCAAACGAACCGGGACGGATTTATATCTCAAACTTGAAAATATGCAGTATACCGGTGCATTCAAGGAGCGCGGAGCTTATAACAAGATGGTGACACTCAGCCGGGCAGAGCGGGAACACGGGGTAATCGCGGCCAGTTCGGGGAATCATGCCCAGGCCGTGGCTTACCATGCCAAATTGCTCGGAATCCCCTCGGTAATCGTCATGCCTGAAGTAACGCCGCACACCAAGATTCGCCGCACACGCAGCCTGGGCGGAGATGTAATCCTCCATGGGAAGGAATTCGACGACTCTCTGGCGTTTGCATTGCAGAAGGCCGAAAAAGACGGTCTGACCTTCATTCACCCGTTTAACGATCCCTTGGTCATTGCCGGACAGGGAACAGTGGGACTGGAGATTATGCAGGATCAGCCCGAGACGGAAATTCTGCTTGTACCTGTAGGCGGAGGCGGATTGATTGCCGGGTGCGCAACTGCGGCCAAGAATTTCAATCCCAAACTGAAAGTCTACGGGGTTGAAGCGGATAATTATGCGGCTATGCATCAGATGATGCACCATGAACCGGTCAGGACCGGCGGCGAGACGTTGGCCGAAGGCATTGCCGTGCATACTCCGGGCAAGCTGCCCTGGTCCATTGACGAGCGTCTTTTGGAGGATGTGCTTGTGGTGGACGAAGAGCACATTGCCCATGCCATCACCCGCATATGGAGCGAGCAGAAACTGGTGGCAGAAGGAGCCGGGGCCGTAGGTGTGGCCGCACTCCTGCAACATGGCGGCATGTTTTCCGGTAAGAAGGTAGCAACGCCCATCACAGGTGGTAACATCGACGCCCGTCTTTTTGCCGTTCTTCTGGAACGCGACATGTTTCATCAGGGACAGTTGGCGCAGATTCGTGTGGTTTCCCATAACGGACACGGAGACATTTACCCGGAGATTGCAAAGGTGATCGCGCAAAACCGTGCCGAGGTGGTCAATCTTGAGTACGATCCCATTTTCCACGCGGCTTCGCCCATGTCCACAGCGTATGAACTGATCATCGAAACCAGGGACAACAAGCATGTGGAGTCCGTGGTAAAGAAACTTAACGCGGCAGGTTTTGAAGCGAAGCGCATGCAATAA
- a CDS encoding non-ribosomal peptide synthetase: MHKTDITLSKATLKKIKDLFPHTNARLIMVAAWAALIARYSGQEELDWLEYNASLSISGRRSISISQETGFKDLLNLLSETPGFRDSETEAGTVPINGKSLRIAVADNVDVFSDDESLLFIQKPESHEPPFIAANADLLSLIFLKQMAAHFSMLLEHCLENPKQSLFAFPLLTEQERQDALINWNVAEQFDCTGRTLHGLFAEQAAAFPERVAVSCQGRELTYQELDERSNKVAHAIRALYELTTGEKMRPDELIGLSTDRSSDMIIGILAVLKAGGAYVPLDPRYPEDRLKFMAEDACCRIILTQQRHLENLLYMVEGDYGIISLDTGWEHLSSYPATRPDPISTDTNLAYVIYTSGSTGKPKGVMLEHGCAVRLFDTTENLFNFNEKDVWTCFHSYAFDFSVWEIWGALLHGARLVLVPYNTSREPDRFHELVRRERVTVMSQTPSSFYQFSEADKHAEHSCTTLRYVIFGGEALNIARLESWWLRHPWDAPRLINMYGITETTVHATFHEVAPDDLKRKSALSPIGDKLSDLSFYVLDSRLQPTPPGIPGELYIGGAGVARGYFQRDDLNRERFSDSPFAREIGPGAHSRLYKSGDLVVRRLDGTLDYLGRADFQVKIRGFRIETGEIETVLEKHAGIRESVVLAYGEGEEKKLAAYYITGDGNPIATRVLWEHLACTLPVYMIPSRFIHMHEFKLSPTGKTDRKALPAPDTVPDQQDRDDMVVPKTGTERRLARIWSDLLNYTSVGARDNFFMLGGDSLLGARMVMLCRQAFSRDLSIKDVFEHPVLEELARCIETRAAVQYEEFRHDPLPGTCPQTQVTTVPASPAQRSMYYTYHAEPPATYNVPFLARFDGPLNHAFLEEALNRLLERHESLRTTFLFEHGELFQRINTHQPYSLPLEKVVENDISATCSRWAKQVFDLEEYPLFDIRLIESDNGKSAVYFNIHHIVFDGNSYDVLLKELGRSYAAVSAGRPPLPVPHMQYRHYAHAMRESMQSAQSQKNLQKLAEHFKDMDSEIHWPHSVLKKSRSEENLIRRQLDHDTIRTLSSLARERNATLFALLLALYQSSIFALSGQDDLTVGVPVSSRPLFPHADDLIGFLVVTAPFRTRFTDTTTLNSLLDNNQRDSLAMLDRQEVPLDALAEMLDKRNRQGGNPMFRALFAMENSMSMNGSWQGQNYELEQLFNGSAKFDTLLFCFNRQEQGLEIILEYNQEKPGRHTAEVLVDIFVHGAKKLAEQAGAGADMKLRNMLSGLLPTDLTEIKANRSGAEYPAVSLGRLFKDCVKKYPDRPALVCDGKVLDYAELDVLSDQTAYGLLSKAGPPQGTGDCIGIHLRRGPEMVPAMLGILKAGYAYLPLDPDMPAERLSRIYSHARPALVICKDANNIQGIPDRVLMRFDSLANSSPVNLKEISPDAPAYILYTSGTTGMPKGVVVSHRSAVNRVCWMQREYGLTTGEKYLFKTPCHFDVSVGEIFWPLTCGATLIVSGPDCHRDPACILGMLESERINNVHFVPAMLSVFLDYLDSGDKIELPHLKRIFCSGEGLPQTLVNRCKRKLNVEIHNLYGPTETGESSAQPCPEKEPGQGPDIVPIGCPISNTRYYLLNPAGMPVPNGLCGELHIAGDCLADGYLREPERTDERFVSSELVQEKRLYRTGDIVAWGQDNLLEYHGRTDHQIKIRGFRVELGEIESAIMRLEGVRFAAARYFKQSPQGPCIIADYAGDASSPDPEEIQTALKKVLPSYMVPARIFKRDQLPVTPSGKVDRKSLPEPEFGQPTGISSPESTKQIELDQTEQDLAVLWARLLGQAPDQFTPDSDFFQCGGHSLLLMQMIVELRKEKGHEINLPIFLQKPTLGYLAELCKDDEHGAQKDSSIDQAYSDSRLAIDWKSGPSLPVDADKKAVLLTGAAGFVGTHILENLLCNKKQPVVALIRPRDGLDPAQTLERALNARSITLEPEARGLLQVYNMDLSAPGLALEDRALDFVANTVGHILHCGAMVNHLYGYAQHRQANVLGTLELIRLAVKTGIRRFDFISTTGAVAAGDQPDPNWSGYLLSKWTGERLTERMRTHGFDARILRVGYVTGHSRSGLVDHSRNHLSLLIRASVETGVAPDWERQLEITPVDFLASEITRLINMSQAANGNWNLSGVLRLTWQELMSLIENNGYPVKIISHQEWDAEYLEKAPEGSALYMLKGLYTRETPCFPDPLENNFLKLHPTPHTQEDTNLAQLFRRYMNYYLESGFIKKK, translated from the coding sequence ATGCATAAAACAGATATCACCCTTTCGAAAGCAACCTTAAAAAAAATAAAAGATCTTTTCCCGCACACCAATGCCCGTTTGATCATGGTTGCGGCATGGGCGGCTCTGATTGCCAGGTATTCAGGGCAGGAAGAGTTGGATTGGCTGGAATACAACGCCTCCCTCAGTATTTCGGGCAGGCGGTCAATATCCATCTCGCAAGAGACCGGATTTAAGGATTTGTTGAACCTCCTTTCCGAAACACCCGGATTTCGCGATTCAGAAACGGAAGCAGGCACCGTTCCCATCAACGGGAAATCGCTTCGAATCGCGGTTGCAGACAACGTGGACGTTTTTTCGGACGACGAATCCCTTCTTTTTATTCAAAAACCGGAATCGCACGAACCGCCTTTTATCGCAGCAAATGCGGATCTTCTCAGTTTGATTTTTTTGAAACAAATGGCTGCTCATTTCTCAATGCTGCTTGAACACTGTCTTGAAAATCCGAAACAAAGTCTGTTCGCATTTCCATTGCTCACGGAACAGGAAAGGCAGGATGCACTGATAAATTGGAATGTAGCGGAGCAGTTCGATTGCACCGGGCGCACCCTGCACGGACTGTTCGCGGAGCAGGCCGCCGCGTTTCCCGAACGGGTTGCCGTCAGTTGTCAAGGCCGGGAATTGACATATCAGGAGCTGGATGAACGTTCCAACAAAGTAGCCCACGCCATTCGCGCACTCTATGAACTCACCACCGGCGAAAAAATGCGGCCTGATGAGTTGATCGGGCTTTCAACCGACCGCAGCTCGGACATGATCATCGGTATTCTCGCCGTGCTGAAGGCTGGAGGAGCCTACGTACCCTTGGACCCCCGATATCCCGAAGACCGCCTAAAATTCATGGCGGAGGACGCCTGCTGCAGGATCATCCTGACCCAACAGCGCCACCTGGAAAATCTGCTCTACATGGTGGAGGGGGACTACGGCATAATCTCTCTGGACACTGGTTGGGAGCATCTGTCCTCCTACCCGGCGACCAGGCCCGATCCCATCTCCACGGATACGAATCTGGCCTATGTCATCTATACCTCAGGGTCTACGGGAAAACCCAAAGGGGTCATGCTTGAACACGGTTGCGCTGTCCGCCTTTTCGACACAACAGAAAACCTGTTCAACTTCAATGAAAAGGATGTCTGGACCTGCTTTCATTCATATGCATTCGATTTTTCCGTCTGGGAAATATGGGGGGCGCTTCTGCACGGCGCACGCCTCGTGCTTGTTCCGTACAACACCTCACGCGAACCGGATCGCTTCCATGAGCTGGTTCGCAGGGAACGCGTCACGGTCATGAGCCAGACTCCTTCCTCGTTTTATCAATTTTCCGAGGCGGACAAACATGCGGAGCACTCCTGCACGACCCTGCGCTATGTGATTTTCGGCGGTGAGGCCCTGAACATCGCTAGACTTGAATCATGGTGGCTGCGCCATCCATGGGATGCGCCCCGACTGATCAACATGTACGGCATCACCGAAACCACCGTACATGCCACATTCCATGAAGTCGCCCCTGATGATCTCAAGAGGAAAAGCGCGCTCTCCCCCATCGGAGACAAGTTGTCCGATCTTTCTTTTTATGTCCTGGACAGCAGGCTGCAGCCGACGCCCCCGGGAATTCCCGGTGAGCTGTATATCGGAGGGGCCGGTGTTGCGCGCGGATATTTTCAAAGAGACGACCTGAATCGTGAACGATTCAGCGACTCCCCTTTTGCCAGGGAGATCGGCCCGGGGGCCCACTCACGATTGTACAAAAGCGGTGACCTTGTGGTGCGACGGCTGGACGGAACCCTCGACTATCTGGGACGAGCTGATTTTCAGGTCAAAATCAGAGGCTTTCGGATAGAAACCGGAGAAATAGAAACCGTACTGGAAAAGCATGCCGGCATCCGTGAAAGTGTGGTGCTGGCTTATGGAGAAGGGGAAGAAAAAAAACTGGCCGCCTACTATATCACCGGCGACGGCAACCCCATCGCCACACGCGTTCTGTGGGAACATCTCGCATGCACCTTGCCGGTATATATGATCCCCTCACGCTTTATCCACATGCATGAATTCAAGCTGTCCCCCACGGGCAAGACCGATCGCAAGGCTCTTCCCGCGCCGGACACTGTTCCGGATCAACAGGACCGCGATGATATGGTGGTGCCGAAAACAGGAACCGAACGACGGCTGGCACGAATATGGTCCGATCTGTTGAACTATACGTCTGTGGGGGCCCGCGACAATTTCTTCATGCTCGGGGGCGACTCTCTGCTTGGCGCCCGCATGGTCATGCTGTGCAGGCAGGCGTTTTCCCGGGATCTATCCATCAAGGATGTATTTGAACACCCGGTACTTGAAGAACTGGCCCGATGCATTGAAACCCGCGCTGCTGTGCAATATGAAGAATTTCGACATGATCCACTCCCCGGAACATGTCCGCAAACCCAAGTGACAACGGTCCCGGCATCCCCGGCGCAACGCTCCATGTACTACACCTATCATGCCGAACCGCCTGCGACATATAATGTCCCGTTTCTGGCGCGGTTTGACGGTCCTCTGAATCATGCTTTCCTGGAAGAGGCGCTCAACCGGCTGCTGGAACGGCATGAAAGCCTGAGGACCACCTTCCTATTTGAACACGGCGAATTGTTTCAACGGATCAACACACATCAACCGTATTCACTCCCTCTTGAAAAGGTGGTTGAAAACGATATTTCTGCAACATGCAGCCGTTGGGCAAAACAGGTTTTCGACCTTGAAGAATATCCGCTTTTTGATATTCGATTGATTGAAAGCGATAATGGGAAAAGTGCTGTTTATTTTAATATCCACCACATCGTCTTTGACGGCAATTCCTATGATGTCCTGCTCAAGGAGCTTGGACGCAGCTATGCCGCCGTATCCGCAGGCAGACCTCCTCTGCCGGTGCCGCACATGCAGTACCGCCACTATGCCCATGCCATGCGGGAGTCCATGCAAAGCGCGCAGTCACAAAAAAATCTTCAAAAACTTGCCGAGCATTTCAAGGACATGGATTCTGAAATTCATTGGCCGCACTCAGTTCTGAAGAAAAGCCGCTCCGAGGAGAACCTGATCCGCCGTCAACTCGACCACGACACAATTCGCACCCTCTCCAGCCTCGCCAGGGAGAGAAACGCGACTCTCTTCGCCCTGTTGCTGGCGCTGTACCAATCATCCATATTTGCCTTGAGCGGGCAGGACGACCTGACCGTCGGGGTTCCGGTTTCATCGCGCCCCTTATTTCCGCACGCGGACGACCTGATCGGATTTCTGGTGGTGACCGCTCCGTTTCGCACCCGGTTTACGGACACGACAACCTTGAACAGCCTGCTGGACAATAACCAGCGCGATTCGCTGGCCATGCTCGACCGGCAGGAAGTTCCGCTGGATGCCCTTGCGGAAATGCTGGACAAACGAAATCGGCAGGGCGGCAACCCCATGTTCCGGGCCTTGTTCGCGATGGAAAATTCCATGTCCATGAACGGCTCGTGGCAGGGACAGAATTACGAGTTGGAGCAGCTTTTCAATGGGAGCGCCAAATTCGATACTCTGCTGTTCTGTTTTAACAGGCAGGAACAGGGACTTGAGATCATTCTTGAATACAATCAGGAAAAACCGGGACGGCATACGGCAGAAGTCCTTGTGGATATTTTTGTGCATGGAGCAAAAAAACTGGCCGAACAGGCAGGAGCAGGCGCGGATATGAAGCTGCGCAACATGCTGTCCGGCCTGCTGCCGACTGACCTGACGGAGATAAAGGCCAACCGAAGCGGGGCAGAGTACCCGGCAGTTTCACTCGGCAGGCTTTTTAAAGATTGCGTAAAAAAATATCCTGATCGTCCGGCCCTTGTCTGTGATGGGAAAGTCCTCGATTATGCGGAACTTGATGTGCTCTCCGATCAGACGGCATACGGCCTGCTTTCAAAAGCGGGGCCCCCGCAGGGGACGGGAGACTGCATCGGAATCCATCTCAGGCGCGGTCCTGAGATGGTCCCGGCCATGCTGGGGATTCTCAAAGCGGGCTACGCCTACCTCCCCCTGGACCCGGACATGCCTGCCGAACGTCTGTCCCGCATATACAGCCACGCTCGACCTGCTTTGGTGATTTGCAAAGATGCGAACAATATTCAAGGTATTCCTGATCGCGTTCTCATGCGATTCGACAGCCTCGCGAACTCTTCGCCCGTAAACCTGAAAGAAATTTCCCCCGATGCTCCGGCTTACATCCTCTACACATCGGGCACCACGGGAATGCCCAAAGGTGTGGTGGTAAGCCACCGATCGGCGGTAAACAGAGTCTGCTGGATGCAGCGAGAGTACGGACTGACGACCGGGGAAAAATATTTATTCAAAACCCCCTGTCATTTCGATGTCTCGGTGGGCGAAATATTCTGGCCTTTGACCTGCGGAGCAACCTTGATTGTCTCCGGTCCGGACTGCCACCGGGACCCGGCCTGCATACTGGGTATGCTTGAGTCGGAACGAATCAACAACGTTCACTTCGTGCCGGCCATGCTGTCTGTTTTTCTCGACTACCTTGACAGCGGCGATAAAATCGAACTGCCGCATCTGAAACGCATTTTTTGCAGCGGCGAAGGGTTACCCCAGACTCTGGTCAACCGCTGCAAACGCAAACTTAACGTTGAAATCCACAATCTGTACGGTCCCACAGAAACAGGGGAAAGCAGCGCACAACCGTGCCCGGAAAAAGAACCCGGACAAGGACCGGATATTGTGCCCATCGGATGCCCGATCAGCAATACCCGCTACTACCTGCTCAACCCGGCCGGAATGCCTGTTCCGAACGGGCTGTGCGGAGAGTTGCACATTGCCGGAGATTGCCTGGCCGACGGCTACCTGCGCGAACCGGAAAGAACGGACGAGCGGTTTGTCTCTTCGGAGTTGGTTCAGGAAAAAAGGCTTTACCGTACCGGTGATATCGTTGCCTGGGGGCAGGATAATTTACTGGAATACCATGGACGCACAGACCACCAGATCAAGATAAGAGGATTCAGGGTCGAACTCGGCGAAATCGAATCGGCGATCATGCGTCTGGAAGGAGTTCGTTTTGCTGCGGCGCGCTATTTTAAACAAAGCCCGCAGGGACCGTGCATTATCGCGGACTACGCAGGGGATGCATCCTCTCCTGATCCGGAAGAAATCCAAACGGCCCTTAAAAAAGTACTCCCGAGCTATATGGTCCCGGCGAGAATTTTCAAGCGCGATCAACTCCCGGTCACCCCGAGCGGAAAAGTGGACCGCAAGTCTCTCCCGGAACCGGAATTCGGCCAGCCGACCGGAATATCCTCCCCCGAATCAACGAAACAAATAGAACTTGATCAGACGGAACAGGATTTGGCGGTACTTTGGGCGCGGTTGCTCGGGCAAGCACCCGATCAATTCACCCCGGACAGTGATTTTTTCCAGTGCGGAGGACATTCGCTCCTGCTCATGCAGATGATTGTGGAGTTGCGCAAAGAAAAGGGGCATGAAATAAACTTGCCGATCTTTTTGCAGAAACCGACGTTGGGATACCTTGCAGAATTGTGCAAAGACGATGAACACGGAGCACAAAAGGATTCGTCCATTGATCAGGCATACAGTGACTCACGCCTGGCCATAGATTGGAAATCCGGTCCGTCACTGCCCGTTGATGCCGATAAAAAGGCGGTGTTACTGACAGGTGCGGCCGGATTTGTGGGGACCCACATTCTGGAGAACCTGCTCTGCAATAAAAAACAGCCGGTCGTGGCCCTGATCCGACCAAGAGACGGCCTTGATCCGGCACAAACACTGGAAAGAGCCCTGAACGCCCGAAGCATTACCCTTGAGCCGGAAGCTCGCGGACTGTTGCAGGTTTATAACATGGATCTGTCCGCTCCCGGTCTTGCGTTGGAAGACCGGGCTCTGGACTTTGTTGCGAACACCGTCGGACATATCCTGCACTGCGGTGCCATGGTCAATCATCTGTATGGCTATGCCCAGCATCGACAGGCCAATGTACTCGGGACGCTGGAGCTCATCCGACTTGCGGTGAAGACGGGTATACGACGGTTCGATTTCATCTCCACCACGGGAGCCGTTGCTGCGGGGGATCAGCCTGACCCGAACTGGTCGGGCTATCTGTTGAGCAAATGGACCGGTGAACGGCTGACGGAACGCATGCGCACCCACGGCTTCGATGCACGCATCCTGCGGGTCGGATATGTGACCGGCCACTCCCGGAGCGGACTGGTTGACCACAGCCGGAACCATCTTTCCCTGCTCATCCGGGCCAGCGTTGAAACCGGAGTAGCTCCTGACTGGGAGCGGCAACTTGAAATTACCCCGGTGGATTTTCTGGCATCTGAAATCACCCGGTTGATCAACATGTCTCAGGCTGCAAACGGAAACTGGAACTTGAGCGGAGTTCTGCGTCTAACCTGGCAGGAATTGATGAGCCTCATCGAGAACAACGGATATCCGGTCAAAATTATCAGCCATCAGGAGTGGGATGCCGAGTATCTGGAAAAAGCCCCGGAAGGCTCTGCGCTGTATATGCTCAAGGGGTTGTACACCAGGGAAACTCCGTGCTTCCCGGATCCTCTGGAGAACAACTTCCTGAAACTTCACCCGACTCCGCATACTCAGGAAGATACGAATCTTGCGCAACTGTTCAGGAGGTATATGAACTACTACCTTGAATCTGGATTCATTAAAAAAAAATGA